The genomic window CCCGCCGCCAGCGGCAGGCGCCGCTCAGCTCTCCTCGGGCCGCTGAAGCCTCGCGACGAACTTGTAGCGGTCGCCCCGGTACACCGACCGCACCCACTCCACCGGCTCGCCGTCCCTGTCCAGCGAGTGGCGCGAGAGCATCAGCATCGGCAGGCCCACGTCCGTCCCCAGCAGCCCCGCCTCGCGCGGGGTGGCCAGCGAGGTCTCGATCGTCTCCTCGGCCTCGGCCAGGTGGACGTCGTACACCTCGGCCAGCGCCGTGTACAGCGACGTGTACTTGACCAGCGACCGGCGCAGCGCGGGGAAGCGCTTGGCCGACAGGTGCGTCGTCTCGATCGCCATCGGCTCGCCGCTCGCCAGCCGGAGCCGCTCGATCCGCAACACCCGGCCGCCGGGCGAGATGTCCAGCAGTCCGGCGAGGGTGTCGTCGGCTGTGACGTATCCGATGTCCAGCAGTTGAGACGTGGGCTCCAGACCCTGCGCCTTCATGTCCTCGGTGTACGAGGTGAGCTGGAGCGCCTGCGAGACCTTGGGCTTCGCGACGAACGTGCCCTTGCCCTGGATGCGTTCGAGCCGGCCCTCGACGACCAGCTCCTGCAGCGCCTGGCGGACGGTGGTGCGCGAGGTGTCGAACTCGGCCGCGAGCGTGCGCTCCGGCGGCACGGGCGTGCCGGGCGGCAGTGTCTCGGTCATGTCGAGCAAGTGCCGCTTGAGCCGGTAGTACTTGGGCACGCGCGCGGTACGGGTCGCCGTCCCGTTCTCCGTCTCCGTGCCGCCCCCGTCCGTGGCCATGGCCCGCCTTCCCGACTCTTGTGCTGCTGCCGTCACCGGCTCCTCCGTCTGTTGCGGCTCACATCGTGACACGGCCCGGTCACGGGTCGTCGCCCTGCCTCAGGTGTCGGTCCGATAACGGACGCGAGAGCCCTTCTTATACACCCTTGACACCCCTAAAGGTCTAGGCCAAGCTCCCGGGTACTGGTCTAAACCATTAAAGACCAGGCCCAGCCCCACGAGCAGTACTCGGCGCATGTCTCCGTATGTCATCGCGGTGGGCGGGGGGTTGCAGCATCCTGAGGAGGGTGGCGTGAAGCGCAAGCTCATCGCGGCGATCGGCGTCGCGGGCATGATGGTCGGCATTGCGGCATGTGGCTCCGACAGCGACAAGGGCGGGGAAGGCAAGAGCGACGCCGGGGGCAGCAAGACCCTCACCGTCTGGGTCATGGACGGTTCCGCCCCCGAGGCCTGGATCGCGGAGGTCAACAAGGAGTTCGAGGCCAAGCACAAGGGCGTCAAGGTCAAGGTCGAGGTCCAGCAGTGGAACGGCATCCAGGAGAAGGTCACCACGGCCCTCTCCGAGGACACCCCGCCGGACGTCCTTGAGCTCGGCAACACCCAGACCGCCGGCTACGCCGTCACCGGTGGCCTCGCCGACCTCACCGAGGACAA from Streptomyces formicae includes these protein-coding regions:
- a CDS encoding GntR family transcriptional regulator; translation: MATDGGGTETENGTATRTARVPKYYRLKRHLLDMTETLPPGTPVPPERTLAAEFDTSRTTVRQALQELVVEGRLERIQGKGTFVAKPKVSQALQLTSYTEDMKAQGLEPTSQLLDIGYVTADDTLAGLLDISPGGRVLRIERLRLASGEPMAIETTHLSAKRFPALRRSLVKYTSLYTALAEVYDVHLAEAEETIETSLATPREAGLLGTDVGLPMLMLSRHSLDRDGEPVEWVRSVYRGDRYKFVARLQRPEES